Proteins from a single region of Candidatus Omnitrophota bacterium:
- a CDS encoding epoxyqueuosine reductase: MDKEINYRLLKNFCLDSGMDLFGVADISKIKNTFEFDANTLKKLNLAVCLGLGLSRSVLYGISDKPTRLYSHHYRTVNDFLDQMALKAAILIQRKGFTALPVPASQILDWQSQKAHLSHKKLGQLAGLGWIGRNNLLVNKRLGSQFRIVSILTDMPLKKDKPVDDGCQNCMLCIRACPVKAIKKDRKDFNHIKCFEKLKEFARQHVVEQYICGVCVNVCRGELKNG; this comes from the coding sequence ATGGATAAAGAGATTAATTATCGCTTGCTTAAGAATTTTTGCCTGGATTCCGGAATGGACTTGTTCGGCGTCGCCGATATAAGCAAAATCAAGAATACTTTTGAGTTTGATGCCAACACCCTTAAAAAACTGAATTTAGCTGTTTGTCTTGGATTGGGTTTATCCCGCTCTGTACTCTATGGAATCAGCGATAAGCCTACCCGTCTTTACTCCCATCATTATCGAACTGTAAATGATTTCCTTGATCAAATGGCGTTAAAAGCGGCAATTCTTATACAAAGGAAAGGATTTACCGCACTACCCGTACCTGCTTCCCAGATATTGGACTGGCAGAGCCAGAAGGCCCACCTTTCCCATAAAAAACTTGGCCAGTTGGCAGGCTTAGGCTGGATAGGCAGGAATAATCTCTTAGTAAATAAGCGGCTTGGAAGCCAATTTAGGATTGTTTCAATACTTACTGATATGCCGCTAAAGAAAGATAAGCCTGTAGATGACGGTTGTCAAAACTGTATGCTTTGTATCAGGGCCTGCCCGGTCAAGGCAATAAAGAAAGACCGGAAGGATTTTAATCATATTAAGTGTTTTGAAAAATTAAAGGAATTCGCCAGGCAGCATGTGGTTGAACAGTACATTTGCGGAGTATGTGTTAATGTTTGCAGAGGAGAATTAAAAAATGGTTAA